A genome region from Dickeya chrysanthemi NCPPB 402 includes the following:
- the hybG gene encoding hydrogenase maturation factor HybG: MCLGIPGQVVEWASTDHQLAWVDVCGVRREVNVALVLEEGQPESLIGQWVLVHVGFAMSRLDEEEARDTLDALRQMEEVESDVSDFLNRSI, from the coding sequence ATGTGTCTGGGAATTCCGGGGCAGGTGGTGGAGTGGGCATCAACGGATCATCAACTGGCGTGGGTGGATGTGTGCGGCGTGCGGCGTGAAGTCAATGTGGCGCTGGTGCTGGAAGAGGGGCAACCTGAATCGTTGATAGGACAGTGGGTATTGGTACACGTCGGTTTTGCCATGAGCCGGCTGGACGAAGAGGAGGCGCGCGATACGCTGGATGCGTTGCGGCAGATGGAGGAAGTGGAGTCTGATGTGAGCGATTTTTTGAACCGGTCGATTTGA